The sequence ACCGTCTGGCGGCCGTCGGCGGCGGCGCGCCGGATCGCCTCGTTGCACGCGTCGCGCACGATCGTCGACAGCGCCTCCAGGCAGGTGTCCGACGTCCGCATGCCGGATTTGGCGCGGATGTACGCCTTCAGCTTGGACGCCACGATCAGGATGTCGTGGGGGACGTCGCCGTCGGCGGGCGCGGCGCGGCGATCCGCCGCGACCACCTTGCGCGCGGCGCGTGCGCCGTCGCCGCCGGCCTCCGCCGCGCGCTGGCGCTCCCACTCGTCGCGCGCCGGCGCGACCTTCTCCTCGGCCCACGCCTCGCGGTGCCGCACCAGCGGCAGGTGCGCCTCCCAACACGGCAGCGAGCAGAAGTACAGGGCGGTGCGCGACCGGTTACAGGTGGACACGCTACACGCGTAGTACTTCGCGCCAAACGGGATGTCGGTCTTGCAACTGCTACAGCGACGCCACGTCTCGGTGCTCATCGCCCGAAGCATACGCCGGGTCGCCGCCGTCAGCATCCGGCGCGCGCGCGTCGGTCCACCGCTCGATGCGCAACACGCGCGCGAGCGTGATGACGACCGGGGCGACGACGACCGACAGTAGCGCGCCCATCTTCGCGGCGCCCTGCAGGTGCGGGTCGGTGAACGCGACGCCCGCGACGAACAGGGCGACCGTGAGCCCGAGCCCGGCCGTCATGCCGGCGAGAACCAGAGTGCGCAGATCGATCCCGGTCGGCAGCGGGAAGCCGAGCCGGTGGGCGAGGATGGCGAACGAGAACACGCCGCAGGTCTTGCCGACGGCGAGCGCGATCGCGACCGCGGCGGTCGCGTTGCCGACCGACGACAGCTCGACGCCGGCGTTGGCGAGCCCGAACGCGAACAGGCCGAGGTCGACCGGCAGCTTGAACGTGTGGGTGAACCGGTTGAGCGGATCGGGCATGGCGTCTTCGGCGTCCTCGAACAGGCCGAGGTCGATGCCGGACGTCGGCAACATCGGCACGATCGGCACCAGCGCGAGCGCCGGGTGGACGCCGGTGAGGTGCAGGCCCCACCAGCTCACCACCCCCGGCCCGAGCACGTACGGCCAGAAGCTGGCGACCTTGCGGCGGCGCAGCGCGTAGGCGGCGCCCATGGCGGCGGCGACGATCAGCAGGTAGATCGGCTGCACCGGGTGGTGCGGGTCGGGGTAGAACACGGCGATGATCGCGAGCCCGATGCCGTCGTCGGCCACCGCGAGCAGCAGCAGATAGCTCACCGCCGGATGGCGCGCGCCGAACGCGACTCGCGCGACGAGCCATGCGATGGCGATGTCCGTCGCCGTCGGAATCCCCCAGCCGTTGCGGAGGGAATGATCGCCGGTGATCGCCATCCACGCGAAGAAGACGGCGATCGGTCCGAGGACGCCGCCGACGGTGCCGAGCAGCGGGTTGACCGCGCGGCGCGGCGGGTTGAGCGCGCCGCCGGGCAGGCACGATTCGGTGATCTCGCCGGCGGCGATGCCGAAGAACAGCGCCATGAAGATGTCGTTGACCAGAAAGTGCAGCGACACGCCGCCCGCGATCGGCTCGTGGATCAGCGCGTGGTAGCCGTGCGGGTCGACGTTGGCCCACACCAGCGCGGCGACCACGCCGGCGATCAGCGGCAGGGACAGCTCCTGGATGACTTTCAGCGTGCGACCGCCCACGGTTGTCGTAGGCTCATAACACACGGCCCGGATGATTGTGACTCGGCAGGATCTCGAAACGTCCCTGGCGCGCGTTCGCGCCGAGGTGAGCGATCCGCGCGCCGGGATCTACGGCCCGGGCTCGCAGGCGTGGGCGATCAACCGGCACGCGGCGCTGTTCGTGGCGGGCGGCCGGGCGGCGCTGCTGCAGCTCGCGCATCCGTTCGTCGCGGCGGCGGTGGCCGAGCATTCGGCGACGCGGGCCGACCCGCTCGGGCGGTTCGTGCGCACGTTCGGCGCGGTGTACGCGATGGTGTTCGGCGACTGGGACGGCGCCGAGCGGGCGGCGCGCCGGGTGTTCGCCATCCACTGCCGGATTCGCGGCCGGCTGCCCGAGGCGGCGGGGCGGTGGCCGCGCGGGACCGCCTATGCGGCCAACGACGTCGGCGCGCTGTTGTGGGTGCACGCGACGCTGATCGACTCGGCGGTGTGCGCGTACGAGCTGGCCGTCGGTCGGCTGCCGGCCGAGGCGCGCGACCGCTATTGGCGCCAGTCGCGGCGGTTCGCGTACCTGTTCGGCATCCCGCCGGACGCGCTGCCGGCCGACTGGCCGGCGTTCGAGCGCTACATGGCCGAGATGGTGGCGTCCGACGCCCTCGCCGTGACGCGGGCCGCGGCGGACATCGCGCGGTTGTTGTTTTTGCCGCGGCGCCGGGCGATGGTGCCCGCCATGCGATGGATCGAGATCGTGACCGCGGGGCTGCTGCCGGCGCGGTTCCGCGCGCCGTTCGGCCTGCGGTTCGGCCCGGCCGAGCGCGCGGTGTTCGCGGCCACGGGGCCGGCGTTGCGCGCGGCGCATCGGCTCGCGCCGCCGTCGGTACGTTATGTGCCGGCTTATCGAAGCGCGCGGCGCCGGCTCGCCGGCCGGCCGCCGGCGGTCGCAGCCGAAAGGTGGGCGCGCCGGTTGCTCGCGTTCGGCCTCGCCGGCGCGCGGGAGGCGCGGTGACCGTGGCGCTCACCGGCAAGCAGCGGCGGTTTCTGCGCGCGCGCGGCCACGGGCTCGCGGCGGTGGTGCTCGTCGGCAAGGAGGGCCTCACCGGCGCCCTGGTCGCGGCGGTCGACCGCGCGCTGCTCGACCACGAGCTGGTCAAGGTCCGGATCGGGACCAACGCGATGGTGGACCGCCACGATGCGGCGGCGGAGCTGGCCGAGCGGACCGGAGCCGAGGTGGCACAGGTGCTCGGCAACACGGTGCTGCTGTACCGGCCGCACCCGGAAGAGCCCGTGCTGCGGCTGCCGTAGGGCGCGGCGCGCCGCATCGTCGCGCGGCGGCCGCGCCGCGCGGGCGGCCCGGCGGCCGCCGCCGGTCGCGCCGCGGTGCGATGTCGACTACGATCCCGCCGGCGGGCCGGCGC comes from Deltaproteobacteria bacterium and encodes:
- the yhbY gene encoding ribosome assembly RNA-binding protein YhbY codes for the protein MALTGKQRRFLRARGHGLAAVVLVGKEGLTGALVAAVDRALLDHELVKVRIGTNAMVDRHDAAAELAERTGAEVAQVLGNTVLLYRPHPEEPVLRLP
- a CDS encoding DUF2236 domain-containing protein — its product is MIVTRQDLETSLARVRAEVSDPRAGIYGPGSQAWAINRHAALFVAGGRAALLQLAHPFVAAAVAEHSATRADPLGRFVRTFGAVYAMVFGDWDGAERAARRVFAIHCRIRGRLPEAAGRWPRGTAYAANDVGALLWVHATLIDSAVCAYELAVGRLPAEARDRYWRQSRRFAYLFGIPPDALPADWPAFERYMAEMVASDALAVTRAAADIARLLFLPRRRAMVPAMRWIEIVTAGLLPARFRAPFGLRFGPAERAVFAATGPALRAAHRLAPPSVRYVPAYRSARRRLAGRPPAVAAERWARRLLAFGLAGAREAR
- a CDS encoding sodium:proton antiporter, which translates into the protein MGGRTLKVIQELSLPLIAGVVAALVWANVDPHGYHALIHEPIAGGVSLHFLVNDIFMALFFGIAAGEITESCLPGGALNPPRRAVNPLLGTVGGVLGPIAVFFAWMAITGDHSLRNGWGIPTATDIAIAWLVARVAFGARHPAVSYLLLLAVADDGIGLAIIAVFYPDPHHPVQPIYLLIVAAAMGAAYALRRRKVASFWPYVLGPGVVSWWGLHLTGVHPALALVPIVPMLPTSGIDLGLFEDAEDAMPDPLNRFTHTFKLPVDLGLFAFGLANAGVELSSVGNATAAVAIALAVGKTCGVFSFAILAHRLGFPLPTGIDLRTLVLAGMTAGLGLTVALFVAGVAFTDPHLQGAAKMGALLSVVVAPVVITLARVLRIERWTDARAPDADGGDPAYASGDEHRDVASL